TCAAAAATCAGGCCCTCGCCCATGGTGGCCTGACCATGAACGTTTTCGGCAAAAAAGGAAAACGTACTGGCATCGCCCAGATAGACATGAGAAATAAAACAGCGCGCTTGTTTGATGGCGCGGTAAATCTTTTTTAACGCATGACGGTAATCTTCATTTTTTTTAATGGGCTCAGCGGTTAACACATGCGTGCGGATGGTTCTGAAAGAGACCTTGTAGCGAAACACCCTGATGGAGAACGGCCCCCATAACTGATGTAAATAGCCATGGGCGTCCACCCCGCCGATGCCCACGACCTTTCGTTTCAGATTGAGTCGATCCCAGCGTTTCAATGTTTCCGGCTTTGGCGAGATAATGGAACGGCGCGGTTGCCAGATGCGCCACAACTTGTTAAAATGCGTCAGACCTTCCATCCATTCCGACATCTGGTTCCATATTTCGATGCCATGAAACAGTTCCGAATCCCAAAGGGTCCAGGGATAGGGTTTGTATTTGGCAATGTGCCGGCGTTTTTCATCCGGATGGGCGATAATTCCCAATCCGCCCGCCTGATGTACGCGCTTCAGATATTCTTTGGCCGACAGATGGGGCCCCAGTTCTTCATCGACATCAAAAACCAGATAATGATTTTTATCCTGCGCGTCGTTCACCTCGCTGCCAATACCAACCAGCACGTTGCCATACCACCCTTCAAAGCCTTCGCGTTTGCCGCGCAACGTATTGTGATCGGTAATGAGCAAAAAATCCACATCCAGCTCGTGGGCGATCTGAGCGATTTCCGGGATGGGACGCGTGCCGTCGCTAAAGACCGAATGCACATGAATAATGCCGTTGTAGCGAAAGTACGTTGACTTATTTAAGCTCAAGAATCAGCCTCCCCAGCGCCGTTCCCAGACAATCGGCTGTCAGGTCTTTCCAGGAAAAAAAGTTGTTTGGCTGTCTGGAATCGCGTAACTCTTTGGTCACGCCAAGCGAGATGGAAAAGCCGATGGCCCAGGCGCGGCTACGTCCTTTATTGAAATCAAACTGCTGTTCCAGCGTTTTAGCCGAAGCAATGGTAGCCATCATGCTCCCTAAAAAATGCAACCCTTTGTCCGGCGCAATCCAGTAGTCTTTGATCGCCGGCTTTTGCAGTTTAACAGAATCCGCCGGCACAGGCTGTGCGCCATGTACCTTTAAAGGCCATAAAAAGAGAATTATGAATCCTGCCGTTAAAAAACTAAAACTTAATTTGCGCATGGAACCCCACAAATCTTAAATCCACCACGGGCACAACGGTTAACTTCATGGCCTGGTCAAACTTGTACAAATAAGCGCTGGCGTAAGCGTCGGCAACGGTCAACAAATAGGCCGCCCCCAGATACCAGCTAAACTTAGAACGTTCATCGCGATATTTGGTCTCCCGCGTCGAACGATAGTTGATGTCGGCCTGATGGGCGCGGAAGGCCAGATAAAGATCTGTTAGCGCAAAGGCCAATCCCTTTAAATAGGACTCTGTGTAAACCTGTCCCCAGCCGGGCACCATGGCGGAACGCAGGGCGGCGCCGCGCGGCGATTTTAACGGTTTGTCTGAGAACAAACCACCCTGCCAGCCGGTGGGTCTTTTACGAAAAGAGACGTCGGCCGCGTCGAGTACGTTGACCAGATGAACAAAAAGAGCGGCGTTTAAATTCCAGCGAAACGCATGGTAATGGCGCCGGGCTTTTCCCTTATTGTAATGGTAAAGATGAAAAAAGGCATTGTAGTAAAAATGCAAACTGCCAAAATAAAAAACGGCGCCTTCCCACAGGCGCTCCTGATTGACCTGCCCCCAGCCGGGCAGCAGCGCGGATTTAAGCGTTGTGGTGTACGGATTTAAAGAGCGGCTGGAATCCGCAAATTCGCTTTGCGCAAAGAGACTTTGCGCAGCTGCCAGCCAGCATGCCAGCAAAAGAACGCCCCACATCATTCGCTTCGGCAATATCAATCTCTTCATCAACAAATAATTTCCAACCCACGAGGAATGATTTCAATGTCCAATTTCTGCACGCTTAACGAAAACAGTTCGCCGTCCACATGAACGCCAAACGGCTGGCGCGATTCCACACGTAAATGATCGGTGCGGTGCATCTCCACTCGCGGGTCTTCTTTGTGCGTGCCGCTATAAACTTTTATTAAATTCCTAAGAATGGAAACCGTCGGCATATTTTGAATAAGACACAGGTCAAACAGGCTGTCGTCGATCTCCGCATCGGGCGTTAAATAAAAACCGCCGCCCATGGAAACGCCGTTGCCCACCGAGATCATAAAGTAATCATCAATCTTAACCGAACCGTTAAAACTAAGTTCAAGCGGAACCGGTTTGTATTTCATTAACGTGCGTAAAACCGAGTACAGGTAAATGGCATTGCCGCGCAATCGTTTGACGCCCAGACTGGTGTGCACCACCCAGGCGTCAAAGCCGATACCCACGCCGTTGTGAAAATAACGTTCGTTGGCCTTGCCAATGTCCACTTTTCTCTTTCGGCCTTTTAACAGAACCTCCAGCGCCTGGTCAAAATCGAAAGGGATGTTAACTGCCCGGGCAAAGTCGTTGCCGCTGCCCACCGGAATTAATCCGAGCGCCGTACCGCTTTCCACCACTCCGTTGAGCACTTCGTTCATGGTGCCGTCGCCGCCCACGGCCACCACAACCGAATGAGACCTGGCGCCGCGTTCGGCAAGTTCAATGGCGTGCCCGGGCCTTTCTGTCCACACCATTTCGAAATTAATACTCAGCCGGCTCAAACGTTCTGCCAGGCGCTGTCCTAAAACTTTGCCTCTGCCCCGGCCGGAAACGGGATTTACAATAAAATAATAGTTCACCTGCTATCCTATTTTTTTTCTGCAATACAATCCACTTCGATTAAAACGTCTTTGGGCAGGCGGGCCACTTCCACGGTCGATCGCGCCGGCACGGCCTTGCCAAAATAGGCGGCGTAAATTTCATTGACCTTTGAAAAGTCGTTCATGTCTTTCAAAAAAATGGTCGTCTTGACCACATGATCCAGATCGGAGCCTGCAGCCTCAAGAACGGCTTTTAAATTTTCGAACACCTGCTTTGCCTGCTCAACCACACCGCCTTCAATGAGCGCGTTGGTTTGCGGATCGATGGCAATCTGACCCGATGTAAAGATCAGCCCGCCGGACTCCATGGCCTGCGAATAAGGGCCGATGGGCGCCGGCGCTTTATCGGTTTTAATGGCTTTCATAAATCGTTTCCTCCGTTTTAAACAGAACATAAATAGAAACAAGAAAATACCAAAGGTTAGGTAACGAGTCAATACTTTGTGATTGATGATCTGAATGTCCACCAAAATTTGGAGAATAACAAAATCTTTGCTAAATACGATTATCAACTTACCCCCTAACTCCGGCCATTCCAGCATGATGGGTGGGGTTATCTTGCCTTCTCTTTGAAAAAAGCAAGGAGGTGAAATAAGGGTGTGAATTTTTCAGAAACAAACCTCTCTAATGCTTTAAATATCATATGATTAAAGTCTTCCCCGCCCGATGAATCAGCGGGCTATTCTCAATCGTGTCTGACGGGACGGATTCATTGGCGGTACGTAATGTAAAGTTTTTGTAGGATATGTCAAATTCTTGTTGGAGTAAAAATTAAATCCCGAAGGGATTGTTGAGAATAACGCGGCAGTTCACTGCCGGGAAAAGGGAAACCACACAAAATGTAAAAATGTCCCGTAGGGACATCTGAATTTTCATCCCGCCAGTTTCAACCGTCTCTACGGAACGGGATTGTGGCTTGCGGTGGTTAATTCTTCCCGCCGTTGAAACGACGGGCTATTCTCAATCGTCTCTGACGGGACGGATTCATTGGCGGTACGTAGTGTGAAGTTTTTGTAGATATGTCGAATTCTCGTTTGACATAAATTAAATCCCGTAGGGATAATTGAGAATAACGCGGCAGTTTACTGCCGGGGAAAGGGAAACCACACAAAATGTAAAAATGTCCCGTAGGGACATCTGAATTTTCATCCCGCCAGTTTCAACCGTCTCTACGGGACGGGATTGGGGTTGGTGCGGTTCATCATCCCCGCCGTTGAAACGACGGGCTATTCTCAATCGTCCCTGACGGGACGAAATTAATTTGACGTTTCGAGTGTAAAATTCCTGTAGATGTGTCGAATTCTCGTCTGGCATAAATTAAATCCCGTAGGGATAATTGAGAATAACGCGGCAGTTCACTGCCGGGAAACGGGAAACCACACAAATGTAAAAATGTCCCGGAGGGACATCTGAATTTCCATCCCGCCAGGTTCAGCCGTCCCTACCGGACGGTATTTAGGTTTAGGGATCGTCTTCCCCGCCGATGAATCAGCGGGCTATTCTCAAACGTCCCTACGGGACTGGATTGAGTTTGGTGCGGTTCATCATCCCTGCCGTTGAAACGACGGGCTATTTTCAAATGTCCCTGACGGGACGGAAATTTTTAGAAAAATCCCGTAGGGATTGTTGAGAATAACGCGGCAGTTCACTGCCAGGAAACGGGAAATAACACAAATGTAAAAATGTCCCGGAGGGACAATTGAATTACCATTACGCCAGGTTTCAGCCTTCCCTACGGGACGGATTCATTGGCGGTACGTAATGTGAAATTTTTGTAGATATGGCAAATTCTTGTTGGAGTAAAAATAAAATCCCGTAGGGATTGTTGAGAATAACGCGGCAGTTCACTGCCGGGAAAAGGCAAACCACACAAAATGTAAAAATGTCCCGGAGGGACATCTGAATTTCCATCCCGCCAGGTTCAGCCGTCCCTACCGGACGGTATTTAGGTTTAGGATCGTCTTCCCCGCCGATGAATCAGCGGGCTATTCTCATTCGTCCCTACGGGACTGGATTGGGTTTAGTGCGATTCATCATCCCCGCCGTTGAAACGACGGGCTATTGTCAATCGTCCCTGACGGGACGGGTTTGGTTGGTGTTGGGATGGCACATTGTTCCCGCCATTGAGATGACGGGCTATTGTCAAACCAGTTTTAAAAATTCGGAAATGGTGGATTTTAATTCAAAAAAATTTGACAGGGGTTGATTTTGTTTCTTATATTTTTAATGTTTGAAAATTTGCAAAAGTTGGAAACAAAATGAGTCCTGGCGAAAAAATCAAACAAGAAATGCTGCAGGAATTTGGGCACGCCTACCAGGCCTTCGGTTTGAATAAACTGATGGGCTTTGTGGTGGCTCTGCTTATCTTCTCGTCTGAGCCGCTTTCCCTGGATGAAATCACCGAACAACTGGGCATGAGCAAAGGCCCGATCAGCCAGATTACGCGCCGCCTGCTGGACCACAACCTCATTCGACGCGTCTGGAAGCCCGGCGAACGCAAGAATTATTTTGAGATTCAACCGGAAATTTTCGGCTCCGCCTTTCGCAATAATTTTGAATTAATTAAAAACAACCTGCGCATTGCCCGTCAACTAAAAAAAGAAGTTGAAGCCGCTAACGATCCTTCTCTGCAAACGCTGCATGTCCGACTGAAAGAAATGGAAACCTTCTACGATCTAATGTGCAGGCATTTTCAATCTTTTCTGGAAGAATGGAAAAAAGAACGGGAAAAAATTTATCAGGATCACGCATAAGATGAGTTGAAAATGTTTTTCTCACCAAATGGCGAGGTGTTTTATTTTGTATTTAAGTTTTGGATATTTTCAAATGTTTGAAACTTTGAAAGGATATTGCCATGAATCGCCTGCAAAGCAAAATCGCCATCATTACCGGCGGCGCAAGCGGCATTGGCCTGGCGGCCGTTAAAAAATTTTTAAACGAAGGCGCCACGGTCATTGTATGGGATGTGCAAACTCAAACGGTGGAAGCAATCATTAAAGAACAGCCCGACTACCAGCGGCGGTTGCAGGCCATGGTTGTGGACGTTGCCGATCTGCAGGCGGTGCAACGGGCTGCCGAAGAAGTTTTTAAACGTTTTGGCCGCATCGACATTTTGATAAACAACGCCGGCATTACACGCGATGCCACTCTTTTAAAAATGACGGCAGAGCAATGGCAACAGGTGATTGACGTTAATCTCACGGGCGTGTTCAACTGCAGCAAGGCCGTTGCCCCCTACATGGTTCAACAACAGGCCGGCAAAATCATCAACACCAGTTCGGTGGTTGGGCTGTACGGAAATTTTGGCCAGACCAACTACGTGGCGGCCAAATCCGGGGTTATTGGCATGACCCGGGTCTGGGCACGCGAGCTGGGACGTAAAGGCATTACGGTAAACGCCGTGGCACCGGGCTTTATCGCCACGGAAATGACGCAAAAGGTGCCGCCCAACATTCTGGAAAACATTAAAGAAAAAACGCCCCTCAAGCGTCTGGGACAACCGGAAGATATTGCCAATGCCTACTGTTTCCTTGCTTCGGACGAGGCTGACTTTATCAACGGCGCCGTGCTCAGTGTGGACGGCGGATTAATTCTTTAAACAGATGGGATGATTCATGCGAAATGCTTTCATTGCCTCCAGCGCCATGTACGTTCCGGAACGTGTTTTGCCCAACGCCTATTTTAACGCGCTACTGGGCGAAGACGTGGATACGTGGCTTAAAGAAAACGTGGAAATTTACGAACGACGCTGGTGTGCGGAAAACGAATCCACCGCCGATTTATGTGTGGCCGCCGCGCAAAAAGCCCTGCAGCAGAGAGGCTTATCGGCCGGCGAGCTCGATTTGATTATCGTGGCCACGGACACGCCCGAATACATTTCGCCCTCCACGGCTTCGGTGGTGCAATACCGGCTGGGAGCAGCCAAAGCCGGCACCTTCGACATCAATACGGCCTGCGCCGGTTTTGTTACCGGGCTGGACATGGCGGCCAAATACATTCAGTCGGATCAACGCTACAACCATATTCTGGTCATTGGTGCCTATGCCATGAGCAAGTATCTGGATTTAACCGATAAAAAGACCGTAACCCTATTTGCCGACGGGGCCGGGGCGGTGGTTTTGCAGGCGGAAGAAAATACCGATCGCGGCTATTTAACCAGTCTTTTGCACACCGAAGGGCAATACCACGACTGGATGGGCATTTACGCCGGCGGCACGCATCAGCCTGTCTCCCCGGAGGCCCTGAAGAACAAAGACCATCTGTTGAAGTTTGTGCGAAAATTTCCCAAAGAGCTGAATCCTCGCATCTGGAGTCGGATGATTGAACAAATGGCGCGTGCCTTAAGCATTTCGGTGAACGAGGTGGATTTCTTTCTTTTTACGCAGATCAACATCAACAGCATCCGGCAGACGCTCGACCGTTTGAACATCCCGCACGACCGCACTCACACCATCATGCACTATTACGGCTACACCGGTTCGGCCTGTATTCCCATGGCCTTGAGCGAAGCTCTGGAACAAAAAAAGATCAAAGCGGGAGACACCGTCTTTTTTATTAGCTCTGGCGGCGGACTGGCTTTTGCCAGCGCGGCTTTTAAATTTTAAAAAGGAGAACAGACCATGAGCGGCAGTCAGTACACGTTAGTGGCTGTTTTAATCTACGCCATTGGCATCGGGCTTCTGGCTTTGCTGGCGCGGCGCAAGGGACAGTCGCTGGAAAGTTTTGCCATCGGCGGGCGCAAGGACAATCCCTTTTTTATCGGACTTTCGCTGGCGGCCAATATGACCAGCGCGGCTACCTTTGTGATTAATCCCGGGCTGGTCTATTTGTACGGCTTTTCCGGATTTTTGGGCTATGCCGTGGCCGCACCGGCCGGCATTTTTCTGGGGCTCATTGTGATGAGTAAAAAATTCCGCCAGATGGGAGAAGCCCGGAATGCGCTGACCATTCCGCAATGGATCGGGCAGCGCTTTAACAACGAAGGAATGACGCGCTTTTTTGCCGTACTTTCTTTTCTGCAAATTACTTTTATTGTGCTGATTGCCGTGGGCCTGACCATTGTGCTGTCCAGAGTGCTTCAGGCGCCTTACCCGCTCATTCTCTTTCTTGTGCTGGCTTTTACTCTTTCTTACATCGTCATTGGCGGTGCTTCCATTCATATTCTTACCAACTCCTACCAGGGCATCATCATGAGCGTTGTGGCTGTGCTGCTCATCATTTCCGGCCCGCTTTTTGGGCATCTTTCACTGATCGAAATTTTCCAGACTTTAAAAAACATCGATCCCAATCTGGTGCGGCCGACCAATCCAAACAGCCTGCTTTTTCGCGATCTGTTCGAGGTTTTTATCGCCAATTTTCTGGTGGGCGTGGCCATCATCTGTCAGCCGCACATTTTGTCCAAAGCGCTTTACCTGCGTTCGGACAAAGACGTAAACGCCTATCTTTTAACCGTGGTTGTTGTGGGCTCGCTTTACTTTTTTGTGCTGTTTAGCGGTCTGTACGCGCGCGTCTTTTTGCACGGCCCGCTTTTGCCGCCCGATCAATCCATGGCTGCCTATATTAACCAAATTTTTCCGCCGCCCGTGCTGGCTTTAGTAACGCTGGGCATTTTAGCGGCCGGCTTTTCGACCCTGGAGGGATTGTTCATCGCCCTGTCTACCATTTTCTCCATCGACCTGCTCAAATCGTTTTTGCAGAAAAGGTTTGCCTTCAATGAATCCGTGGTCGAACAAAAGACGTTGCTGGGCACGCGCGTCTTTCTGATCGTTCTGGCGGTTGTTGTTTACTTTTTGTCGGTCTGGCAGATCGAGCATCCGTCGCTTTCGGTTGCCATCTTTGCCCAGAATGGGGTTTACGGTTTATTTGTGGCCACCTTCTGGCCCATTTTTACGGGGCTCTTTCTACCGCGCATTAAAGCCTGGGTGCCCTTCTGGGCCGGGGCGCTTGGGCTGGTGGTGCATTTTGGCATGTACTACGGAAAGATTACCCATTATCACACCAATCCCGGTGTTTGCGCGGCCATCGCTCTGCTGGTCGGCGGGCTGTTTGTGCTTGTGTTCTATCGCGCAGGAGGGAAATCATGATTGGCTGTGACTGGATAGGCCGTTGGGCGTTTTACGCTCCTGACAAAATGGCTTTGAAGGAATATGAGAGCGGGCGGACGCTGACCTATCGGAAACTGAATGCCCTGGCCAATCACGCGGCTCATTTCCTGAAAAAAGATTATGGAATTACCAGGGGCGATCGTCTGGCCGTTCTGGCGGAGAATTGTCTGGAATACTTCATCCTATTTTCAGCCGCTCAGAAAGCCGGTTTTATTTTAGTCCCGCTGAACTACCGTCTGGCTCCGGCTGAGCTGGACTTTATGCTTCAGGACGCCATGCCTTTGCTGACCATTTCGGAAAAAAAATTCACAGAGAAAGTTTCGCGTTCAGTACAAACCATCCTGCTTCTGGAAGAACTGCAGGAAATGCTGTGGTCAAAGGCGGAAATTAAGGCCGAGCCTTTTCCGCAGGCGCCCATAAAAGCCGACGACCCACTGTTTATTCTGTACACCTCCGGAACCACCGGCACGCCCAAAGGCGCCCTTTACACGCACAAGATGCTTTTCTGGAACGCCGTTAACACCGAAATGCGGCTGGACATTACCTCCGCCGACCGTTCTGTAAGCTGTACGCCCCTGTTCCATACCGGCGGCTGGAATGTGATTCCCACGCCATTTTTGCATCGCGGCGCCTACTTTTGCTTGATGAAAACATTCGAACCGGCCGTGGTCAATCAGCTTTTGCAAGAAGAGAAAGCCACCATGTTCATGGGCGTGCCGACCATGCTGCGCCTGATGGCTGACGCCGAAAACTTTGAGCGCACGGATTTCAGCAGCCTACGTTTTTTTGTCATCGGCGGCGAACCCATGCCCCTGCCGCTCATTGACCGCTGGCACAATAAAGGGGTTCCGGTGCGTCAGGGGTACGGCTTAACCGAATGCGGGCCCAGTATCACCAGCTTACATCAGGACGACGCCATTCGCAAACGCGGTTCCATCGGCACGTTAAATTTTTACATCGAAAAGCGTATCATCGACGAAGCAGGCAACGATGTTCCGCCCGGCAATGTGGGCGAGCTGTTGTTAAAAGGCCCGGTTATTACGCCCGGCTACTGGCAAAATCCCGAAGCCACTAAAAAGGCCTTCACCAACGGCTGGTTCCATACCGGCGATCTTGTTAAACAGGATGCAGAAGGTTATCTGTACATCGTGGATCGCAAAAAGAACATGTACATCTCCGGCGGAGAGAATGTGTATCCCGCGGAAGTCGAAAAGGTGCTTTACCAGCATCCGGCGGTCAGCGAAGCGGCCATCATTGGCGTTCCGGACAAAAAATGGGGAGAAGTGGGCATGGCCTTTGTGGTTCTAAAGGAAAAGGCAAACGTAACGGATCAGGAATTGATCGCTTTTTGCCAGGAAAGGCTGGCCCGATTTAAAATCCCAAAATATTTCAAATTTATTAAAGAAATTCCCAAAAGCGATACTGGTAAAATTGATCGTAAAGCTTTAAAACGTTTAACCCAATTTAAGGAGGATTACCCATGAAGCGTTATTTAAACTGGTTATTGGTTGCCGTGCTGAGCAGCGCCTTCATTATGTCGGCCTGTTCCAAAAGCGACAGCGGCACCAATAATGACAAAGAGCAATTGCCCATTGTGGGTAGCTGGCTCTCCGAAGGACAGAATGTTGCGCCATTGTTGCTGGGGTTAGGTATTGTTAAGATTGAAGCGCAGTTTAATGACGACAACACTTACACCGTGGTAAGTTACGACACTTCCAATGCCATGGTTACCTACGAAGGTACGTATACTGCGGAAAAGAGCGACGTGGACAACATTTACAACATCACCATTAATCAATCCAAGCCAACTGCTTTAACCAGTGTGGGCATTTTTATGGTAGATGAAACGAAAGATCCGCGTGAGATGACCTACGAAATCGTCCAGACCCAACCGGACATTGGCGCCACCCCGCCCACGCCAAAAGACGGCTTTGGCAGCACCAATGGCGGCGCTCTTGGCACCTGGAATGTACAAAAATATGTAGAAGTAAAATAGGGCTACAGCTTGCAACGGCCTTCGTCTGATTCGAAGGCCGTTTTTTCTAACCATGTTTCCCTAACGTGTGAGGGATGGATCATGAAGACGTTGTGTTTCTTTTTAATTTTTTCCCTGTTCTCCCTGCTCGGGGCGCAAAATTTCTGGAATACGCCGCCTACCAGCGTTCCCAAAAAGCCGGTAAAAGAGCTGACTTTTATCGCCTATTTTTTTAATAAAGCCGTGCTGAACAATATTTACGCGCGCAATGATTTTTTAAAGGGCCAGGTGGTTGGGCGACTTTTTGGCGGAAACACCACCAACACCTCTTCCGCTGAATCGTTTTATTTTGAACAGCGTTTATTACCTTTTTTTATCTACCAGCCTAAATTGTTTGACGGACGGGCCATCTTACGCGCCAGCTTTGAAATCGACTGGACCTGGGGCGACGCTTCCTATGGCGTGGGTGGTAATTTTGGTTCGGCATTTTCCGCCGATCAGGTGAATCTTCAAACCCAGAATGTGGAGTTAGAACTCATTCCGCGCAAGGGCTGGGCCGTCAATTTAGGTTTGCAAAGGCTGTTTGACACGCCGTACAATCCATACCGCACCTTTTTTGAAACCATGACGCTAACCGGTTACCGGCTGGCTTTTTGGGGCAGCGACGCCGTGGGCATCAGCGTTCGGCATGACCGCGATTATTCCCGCTTTAAAGCTGGATACTACCAGCTTTACGAAAATAATATCGAACAGAAAGACGACGTGGTTTTATGGGAATTAATGGCTGAAAAAGATTTGACCCCAACCTGGCGTCAGGGCGTTTCATTATGGTATGTGCAGGATCGCGCTTCCGGCGAAGGCGGAGTTTCCATTCTGGGCCAGGGATTGAATAGCCTTTTAAACGATTACAACGGCGTTTTTCGTTTTAACACCATTGGCTCGCAAAAGTACAAAGCCGATATCTTCTGGCTGGGCACATTCTGGAATCGGAATGCGGAATACAAACTGGACCGCCTGGCGCTTGGCGGCTTTGCCGTTGCCAATCTTGGGAAGGTACAAATTCAAACCGCAGACGGCTGGCAAAAATTAGCGGACATCGCCGGGTTTGCCGCCAACTTCCGCTGCGGTTACCGCTACGGGCAAACGCGCCGGGATGTTTTTGAAGCGGATATTTTACTCTCCTCCGGCGATGATAACGGTCTGCAGGATAAAAAATACCAGGGCGTAATCACGGGCAACACCTGGGGCTCGCCCGGGGCCATTTTTATCAGCAGCGGTAGTTACCTGCTCTTTCCGCATGGGAACGTCGTTAACCGCTATCTGGCGCTCGTACCCGATCTTTCAAATATGGGACGCGGATTACTCGGCGGCACGCTCAATTTTCACCGGGCGTTTATTCCCAACAAATTGTACGGTAAGGCAGGGCTGGCTGTTGGTTCGGCTTTTTCCGCTCCTACCGGCGGCGGCAATTTAATCGGGTACGAAGCCAATGCCATGCTTGGCTACCAGGCCGGCGTTTTTATGAACACTGAATTGCACGCAGCCCACGCCTGGCTGGGCGATTTCTACAAAAGCCGTCAGGTCAATGGCGATCAGCCTGGCAAACCACACAACCCATGGACCGTTTTTCTGGCCTTTAAATGGCTGATGTTCTAAAGAGAGGTGCGTCATGAAAAAAGCGTTTATATTTTGGAGTTTAATATTGCTTTTAACCGCCTGTATGCAACCTTACAAAGGTTTAAAACCCATGGAATTTTCTGAGCTTAGCTATCCCTTTCCCGTCCGGTACCAGCAATTAGCCAATCAGATTAACCTGGCTTATATGGAGCTTGGAACCGAAGGCCCGGCGCTGATTTTTATTCATGGCCTGGGCAGTTACGCTCCGGCCTGGAAAAAGAACCTGCCGGAACTAAGCAAAATAGCCCGTTGCTTTGCCGTCGATTTACCCGGCTATGGAAAATCCAGCAAAAGCGCGTATCCCTTTACCATGGAATTTTACGCCGATGTCATCAAAGAATTTGCCGCGGCCAAACAATTGTCCAGGGTGATCATTGTGGGGCATTCCATGGGCGGACAGATTGGCATGGTCATGGCGCTGAAATATCCGCAACTGGTTTCCGGACTGGTGCTGATTGATCCTGCGGGCTTCGAAGCTTTTACGCCCGGCGAAAAGCAGTGGTTTAAAGAGGTAATGAGCGTCGATCTGGTAAAAAATACGCCGGTACAAACCATTCGCGCCAACGTAGTGGCGAACTTTTACAACCTGCCCAAAGACGCGGAGTTCATGATCACCGACCGCATCGCCCTGCGGCAGGCCGGGGATTTTGAATGGTACTGCTATGCCGTTTCGCGTTCCGTGGCCGGCATGGTCGATCAACCCGTTCTCGATAAGCTGGATAAAATCATGCAGCCCACGCTCATCATATTCGGAAAAAACGACAACCTGATTCCCAATCCTTATTTACATGGCGGGAAAACGGAAGATATTGCGCGCCTGGGTAAGGAAAAGATCGCCAACAGTCAATTGCTACTTATCCCTAACTG
This sequence is a window from Caldithrix abyssi DSM 13497. Protein-coding genes within it:
- the fabG gene encoding 3-oxoacyl-[acyl-carrier-protein] reductase yields the protein MNRLQSKIAIITGGASGIGLAAVKKFLNEGATVIVWDVQTQTVEAIIKEQPDYQRRLQAMVVDVADLQAVQRAAEEVFKRFGRIDILINNAGITRDATLLKMTAEQWQQVIDVNLTGVFNCSKAVAPYMVQQQAGKIINTSSVVGLYGNFGQTNYVAAKSGVIGMTRVWARELGRKGITVNAVAPGFIATEMTQKVPPNILENIKEKTPLKRLGQPEDIANAYCFLASDEADFINGAVLSVDGGLIL
- a CDS encoding 3-oxoacyl-ACP synthase III family protein produces the protein MRNAFIASSAMYVPERVLPNAYFNALLGEDVDTWLKENVEIYERRWCAENESTADLCVAAAQKALQQRGLSAGELDLIIVATDTPEYISPSTASVVQYRLGAAKAGTFDINTACAGFVTGLDMAAKYIQSDQRYNHILVIGAYAMSKYLDLTDKKTVTLFADGAGAVVLQAEENTDRGYLTSLLHTEGQYHDWMGIYAGGTHQPVSPEALKNKDHLLKFVRKFPKELNPRIWSRMIEQMARALSISVNEVDFFLFTQININSIRQTLDRLNIPHDRTHTIMHYYGYTGSACIPMALSEALEQKKIKAGDTVFFISSGGGLAFASAAFKF
- a CDS encoding diacylglycerol/lipid kinase family protein, which produces MNYYFIVNPVSGRGRGKVLGQRLAERLSRLSINFEMVWTERPGHAIELAERGARSHSVVVAVGGDGTMNEVLNGVVESGTALGLIPVGSGNDFARAVNIPFDFDQALEVLLKGRKRKVDIGKANERYFHNGVGIGFDAWVVHTSLGVKRLRGNAIYLYSVLRTLMKYKPVPLELSFNGSVKIDDYFMISVGNGVSMGGGFYLTPDAEIDDSLFDLCLIQNMPTVSILRNLIKVYSGTHKEDPRVEMHRTDHLRVESRQPFGVHVDGELFSLSVQKLDIEIIPRGLEIIC
- a CDS encoding RidA family protein; this encodes MKAIKTDKAPAPIGPYSQAMESGGLIFTSGQIAIDPQTNALIEGGVVEQAKQVFENLKAVLEAAGSDLDHVVKTTIFLKDMNDFSKVNEIYAAYFGKAVPARSTVEVARLPKDVLIEVDCIAEKK
- a CDS encoding GbsR/MarR family transcriptional regulator is translated as MSPGEKIKQEMLQEFGHAYQAFGLNKLMGFVVALLIFSSEPLSLDEITEQLGMSKGPISQITRRLLDHNLIRRVWKPGERKNYFEIQPEIFGSAFRNNFELIKNNLRIARQLKKEVEAANDPSLQTLHVRLKEMETFYDLMCRHFQSFLEEWKKEREKIYQDHA
- a CDS encoding sodium/pantothenate symporter, producing MSGSQYTLVAVLIYAIGIGLLALLARRKGQSLESFAIGGRKDNPFFIGLSLAANMTSAATFVINPGLVYLYGFSGFLGYAVAAPAGIFLGLIVMSKKFRQMGEARNALTIPQWIGQRFNNEGMTRFFAVLSFLQITFIVLIAVGLTIVLSRVLQAPYPLILFLVLAFTLSYIVIGGASIHILTNSYQGIIMSVVAVLLIISGPLFGHLSLIEIFQTLKNIDPNLVRPTNPNSLLFRDLFEVFIANFLVGVAIICQPHILSKALYLRSDKDVNAYLLTVVVVGSLYFFVLFSGLYARVFLHGPLLPPDQSMAAYINQIFPPPVLALVTLGILAAGFSTLEGLFIALSTIFSIDLLKSFLQKRFAFNESVVEQKTLLGTRVFLIVLAVVVYFLSVWQIEHPSLSVAIFAQNGVYGLFVATFWPIFTGLFLPRIKAWVPFWAGALGLVVHFGMYYGKITHYHTNPGVCAAIALLVGGLFVLVFYRAGGKS
- a CDS encoding PHP domain-containing protein, with protein sequence MSLNKSTYFRYNGIIHVHSVFSDGTRPIPEIAQIAHELDVDFLLITDHNTLRGKREGFEGWYGNVLVGIGSEVNDAQDKNHYLVFDVDEELGPHLSAKEYLKRVHQAGGLGIIAHPDEKRRHIAKYKPYPWTLWDSELFHGIEIWNQMSEWMEGLTHFNKLWRIWQPRRSIISPKPETLKRWDRLNLKRKVVGIGGVDAHGYLHQLWGPFSIRVFRYKVSFRTIRTHVLTAEPIKKNEDYRHALKKIYRAIKQARCFISHVYLGDASTFSFFAENVHGQATMGEGLIFEPDTVFKVELPKEASVLFIHNGKTLAQKTGRNLEFKGKERGVYRVEAHVENRPWIYSNHIRLE
- a CDS encoding YfiM family protein translates to MRKLSFSFLTAGFIILFLWPLKVHGAQPVPADSVKLQKPAIKDYWIAPDKGLHFLGSMMATIASAKTLEQQFDFNKGRSRAWAIGFSISLGVTKELRDSRQPNNFFSWKDLTADCLGTALGRLILELK